A DNA window from Amycolatopsis sp. DSM 110486 contains the following coding sequences:
- a CDS encoding alpha/beta fold hydrolase, whose translation MKKLVPLLAVAIALPAVVAATPAHAALAWTPCRTLIKEWDQTDARTECAKVSVPLDYAHPDGRRLDLMVSRLKATSPEKRQGVIVVNPGGPGNSGLDMPLTLSHTTVAGMGVDHDIVGFDPRGVGFSGGKECDVAPEDGPNPDPSAPPAEQYRQGYEQTAKQNARCTAYDPEFIASLSTDVVARDLDQIRIALGEQKISFYGVSWGTALGAVYRSRYDQHVDRMLLDSVMPPDFSLRTMNNGQVDAAEANFSRFAAWLAARDGQYHLGTDAAKIRTDVTALAADLDAHPRQVTADGKPLTFSGGNLRTVLTYQQSHWPDMADTLTALRDGKNPPLVGNEPEFTGLGLEDSHFAGLLMQVSVLCNDQGADPSEPAMWREEQQRQASSPLFHGMAGYQHWCAGWPLPKQPWHLVRGTSPLQLVAHRTETTTPASWAQDMRRHLGGSLLTVDNGAHGSLDLVACGSKAVEFFSTGRTATGSCPGEPAI comes from the coding sequence ATGAAGAAGCTCGTCCCGTTGCTGGCGGTCGCCATCGCACTGCCTGCGGTCGTCGCGGCCACGCCCGCGCACGCGGCCCTCGCCTGGACCCCGTGCCGCACCCTGATCAAGGAGTGGGACCAGACCGACGCGCGCACCGAGTGCGCGAAGGTCTCCGTTCCGCTCGACTACGCCCACCCCGACGGCCGCCGCCTCGACCTGATGGTCAGCCGGCTGAAGGCGACGTCGCCGGAGAAGCGCCAGGGGGTGATCGTCGTGAACCCCGGCGGGCCGGGCAACTCCGGGCTCGACATGCCGCTCACCCTGAGCCACACGACCGTGGCGGGCATGGGCGTGGACCACGACATCGTGGGCTTCGACCCGCGCGGTGTCGGGTTCAGCGGCGGCAAGGAGTGCGACGTCGCTCCGGAGGACGGCCCGAATCCCGACCCGAGCGCGCCGCCCGCCGAGCAGTACCGGCAGGGCTACGAGCAGACGGCCAAGCAGAACGCCCGCTGCACCGCGTACGACCCGGAGTTCATCGCGAGCCTGTCGACCGACGTCGTCGCTCGCGACCTCGACCAGATCCGGATCGCGCTGGGCGAGCAGAAGATCAGCTTCTACGGGGTGTCCTGGGGCACCGCTCTCGGCGCTGTGTATCGCAGCCGCTACGACCAGCACGTCGATCGCATGCTGCTCGACTCCGTGATGCCGCCCGACTTCAGCCTCCGCACGATGAACAACGGCCAGGTCGACGCCGCCGAAGCCAACTTCTCCCGCTTCGCCGCCTGGCTCGCCGCGCGCGACGGCCAGTACCACCTCGGCACCGACGCCGCGAAGATCCGCACCGACGTCACCGCCCTCGCCGCCGACCTCGACGCCCACCCGCGCCAGGTCACCGCCGACGGCAAACCGCTCACGTTCAGCGGCGGCAACCTCCGCACCGTGCTGACCTACCAGCAATCCCACTGGCCCGACATGGCCGACACCCTCACCGCCCTGCGCGACGGCAAGAACCCGCCGCTCGTCGGGAACGAGCCGGAGTTCACCGGGCTCGGCCTCGAGGACAGCCACTTCGCCGGCTTGCTCATGCAGGTTTCCGTGCTGTGCAACGACCAGGGCGCCGACCCGAGCGAACCCGCCATGTGGCGCGAGGAGCAGCAGCGGCAGGCTTCGTCACCGCTGTTCCACGGCATGGCCGGCTACCAGCACTGGTGCGCGGGGTGGCCGTTGCCGAAGCAGCCGTGGCACCTGGTTCGCGGGACGAGCCCGCTGCAACTGGTGGCCCACCGCACGGAGACGACCACCCCGGCGTCTTGGGCGCAGGACATGCGCCGCCACCTCGGCGGTTCGCTCCTGACCGTCGACAACGGCGCGCACGGCTCCCTCGACCTCGTGGCGTGCGGGTCGAAGGCGGTGGAGTTCTTCAGCACCGGGCGGACTGCCACGGGCAGCTGCCCGGGCGAGCCGGCGATTTAG
- a CDS encoding MarR family winged helix-turn-helix transcriptional regulator, with amino-acid sequence MPEFTDPTEQSLWRPMRLLQHAMDDDIGRLYTERGIEGLKPSFVMELLRLHARGPMTITELAASVERTHSALSQKVAAMRKAGLVITTTGDDARSKKVVLTPKAEEIVGRLAAEWRATEAVLADLEAEIPYPLSKVVVDVEKALARKSFHDRIAEKLENDEAWR; translated from the coding sequence ATGCCCGAGTTCACCGATCCCACCGAGCAGAGCCTCTGGCGCCCCATGCGCCTGCTCCAGCACGCGATGGACGACGACATCGGCCGCCTCTACACCGAGCGCGGCATCGAAGGTCTCAAACCGAGCTTCGTCATGGAGCTCCTGCGCCTGCACGCGCGCGGGCCGATGACGATCACCGAGCTGGCGGCGTCGGTCGAGCGGACGCACTCGGCGTTGAGCCAGAAGGTGGCCGCCATGCGCAAAGCGGGCCTGGTCATCACCACCACGGGCGACGACGCGCGCAGCAAGAAGGTGGTGCTCACGCCCAAGGCCGAGGAGATCGTCGGCCGGCTCGCGGCGGAGTGGCGCGCGACGGAGGCGGTGCTGGCCGACCTCGAGGCCGAGATCCCGTACCCGTTGAGCAAGGTGGTCGTGGACGTCGAGAAAGCGTTGGCGCGCAAGAGCTTCCACGACCGCATCGCCGAGAAGCTCGAAAACGACGAGGCCTGGCGATGA
- a CDS encoding MFS transporter: MAMRAQLLDVTPLRTSPQFRRLWIGRTCSVLGAQLTLVAVLFQVWERTGSTVWTGAVGLAQALPIVVFGLFAGTLVDRVDRRRFYLVMTVAQAACSVLLVAQSAVPGFPVGGVLAILAVQSCFVAGSGPASRTFIPRLLPREQLGAGLALNRISFQGCMLVGPAIGGVLIGWVGVTGCYAVDAVTFGCAFYGAFGLPAMQPDDSARPGLRGIADGLAFLVRTPAVRGALLTDLAAMVLSMPTSLFPLVNAERFGGNPRTLGLFLTAIAVGGVAASVFSGVFTRLPRPGVVMLVGSAAWGLALTLFGLTTDPLLGLGFLALAGAADTVSVVSRSTVVQLHTPDELLGRVAAAEQIVGQAGPDLGNLRAGLVAAPTSALASLVSGGLLCVAAVAAVAVTTPSLRRFAVRG; encoded by the coding sequence CTGGCGATGAGAGCGCAGCTGCTCGACGTGACGCCGTTGCGCACGTCGCCGCAGTTCCGGCGGCTGTGGATTGGGCGCACGTGCTCGGTGCTCGGCGCGCAGCTGACGCTCGTGGCCGTGCTGTTCCAGGTGTGGGAACGCACGGGCAGCACCGTCTGGACGGGCGCCGTCGGTCTGGCGCAGGCGTTGCCGATCGTCGTGTTCGGGCTGTTCGCGGGCACCCTCGTGGATCGCGTCGACCGGCGGCGGTTCTATCTGGTGATGACCGTGGCGCAGGCCGCGTGCTCGGTGCTGCTGGTCGCGCAGAGTGCGGTGCCGGGGTTCCCCGTCGGCGGGGTGCTGGCGATCCTCGCGGTGCAGTCGTGTTTCGTCGCGGGCAGCGGGCCGGCGTCGCGCACGTTCATCCCCCGGCTGCTGCCGCGCGAACAGCTCGGCGCCGGGCTCGCGCTCAACCGGATTTCCTTCCAGGGCTGCATGTTGGTCGGCCCCGCGATCGGCGGCGTGCTCATCGGCTGGGTCGGCGTGACGGGCTGCTACGCCGTCGACGCCGTGACGTTCGGCTGCGCGTTCTACGGCGCCTTCGGCCTGCCGGCCATGCAGCCCGACGACTCCGCGCGCCCCGGCCTGCGCGGCATCGCCGACGGCCTCGCGTTCCTCGTCCGCACCCCCGCCGTCCGCGGCGCGCTCCTCACGGACCTCGCCGCGATGGTCCTGTCCATGCCGACGAGCCTCTTCCCGCTCGTCAACGCCGAACGCTTCGGCGGCAACCCGCGCACCCTCGGCCTGTTCCTCACCGCGATCGCCGTCGGCGGCGTGGCGGCGTCCGTGTTCTCCGGCGTCTTCACCCGCCTGCCACGGCCGGGGGTGGTGATGCTGGTGGGGTCGGCTGCTTGGGGTCTTGCGCTGACGCTGTTCGGGCTCACCACGGATCCGTTGCTGGGCCTGGGTTTCCTGGCACTGGCCGGCGCGGCGGACACGGTGTCGGTGGTTTCGCGGAGCACGGTCGTACAGCTGCACACGCCCGACGAGCTGCTCGGGCGGGTTGCCGCGGCGGAGCAGATCGTCGGACAGGCGGGGCCGGACCTCGGCAACCTGCGCGCGGGCTTGGTGGCGGCGCCGACGTCTGCGCTGGCGTCGCTCGTCAGCGGCGGGCTGTTGTGCGTGGCCGCGGTCGCCGCCGTCGCCGTGACGACGCCGAGCTTGCGGCGGTTCGCCGTTCGAGGCTAG
- a CDS encoding glycoside hydrolase family 3 N-terminal domain-containing protein produces the protein MKRVVQVVAAVAVAVVTVGAVPGAAGARELTPRQLAGQRVIYSYAGLTPPVQLLQRIRAGEAGGVIFFGENISSSSQIAGVVKQLRDAAAQSPVRGPLLLMTDQEGGQVRRLPGEPTLSEKQVGQSANPEAAAKAAGTGAGKNLAGVGMNVNLSPVLDVYRQAGNFIDEYGRSYSSDATKAGTLGRDFVAAEQAAGVASTAKHFPGLGAAPAGSNTDVAPVTLNVPLPELRTKDEAPYAGTAANLVMLSWAVYPALDASRPAGLSPTVVQEELRRRDGFRGVTITDALEAGALQDYGDTGNRAVLAAKAGVDLILASGRDVNQGDAAADALAKNLGSIPDFTASVDRISALRKGLS, from the coding sequence ATGAAGCGTGTCGTGCAGGTGGTGGCCGCCGTCGCGGTGGCCGTGGTGACGGTGGGGGCGGTGCCTGGGGCGGCCGGCGCCCGGGAGCTGACGCCGAGGCAGCTGGCGGGGCAGCGGGTCATTTACTCCTACGCCGGGTTGACGCCGCCGGTGCAGCTGCTGCAGCGGATTCGCGCGGGTGAAGCGGGTGGGGTGATCTTCTTCGGCGAGAACATCTCGTCGAGCAGCCAGATCGCGGGCGTGGTGAAGCAGCTTCGCGACGCGGCGGCGCAGAGTCCCGTGCGCGGGCCGTTGCTGTTGATGACCGACCAGGAAGGCGGGCAGGTCCGGCGGCTGCCGGGCGAGCCGACGCTGTCGGAGAAACAGGTGGGGCAGTCGGCGAACCCGGAGGCGGCGGCGAAAGCGGCCGGCACGGGCGCCGGGAAGAATCTCGCGGGCGTGGGGATGAACGTCAACCTCTCGCCCGTGCTCGACGTCTACCGGCAGGCCGGGAACTTCATCGACGAATACGGCCGCTCGTACTCGAGCGACGCCACCAAGGCGGGCACGCTGGGCCGGGACTTCGTCGCCGCGGAGCAGGCCGCGGGCGTCGCGTCGACGGCGAAGCACTTCCCCGGGCTGGGGGCGGCGCCGGCGGGGAGCAACACGGACGTCGCGCCGGTGACGTTGAACGTGCCGCTTCCGGAGCTGCGTACGAAGGACGAAGCGCCGTACGCGGGGACGGCCGCGAATCTCGTGATGCTGTCGTGGGCCGTGTACCCGGCGCTCGACGCGAGCCGCCCGGCGGGCCTCTCGCCGACGGTCGTGCAGGAAGAACTGCGCCGCCGCGACGGCTTCCGCGGCGTCACCATCACCGACGCCCTCGAGGCCGGCGCCCTCCAGGACTACGGCGACACCGGCAACCGCGCCGTGCTCGCCGCGAAGGCGGGCGTCGACCTCATCCTCGCCTCCGGCCGCGACGTCAACCAGGGCGACGCGGCTGCCGACGCGCTCGCCAAGAACCTCGGCTCGATCCCGGACTTCACGGCGTCGGTGGACCGCATTTCGGCTCTGCGCAAGGGGTTGTCCTAG
- a CDS encoding class I adenylate-forming enzyme family protein translates to MSYFLTRVLTMLDQGGDTVLFHHEGRATTYSAAADTLRRIHTGLSGTTGIVAIDSPNRPEVILAQVAAQLRGLEVLLVATSASKPAREAALEQTGAALLDLDELTTGKPSTPDTTPDRVTAIFPTGGTTGTPKLIRHTGIYDGMAHIFTPDGTQTVLITAPLTHMTGNAAALGALLSGNKVVLRTSFDAEELLRDIENHRVTSLSLTPPRLAKVLDSPALAGTDVSSLKSLSLGAAPLPPKRLRQALDTFGAKVGQGYGLTEAPMIASISAEELTRDHRLGSVGRIVPGMEARTENGEILVRGLSMMDGYHGEPPIADSWLPTGDLGHFDDEGYLYLHDRIADVIITGEHGTKVASTAIEHTLLTHPAVKAAAVFAVPGKNGEGELIHAVVVARTTEAELRHHVREELGGDHFVPSTVDFTDELPLTPVGKVDKRKLAEPFWSGHSRHIA, encoded by the coding sequence GTGAGCTACTTCCTGACCCGCGTCCTCACCATGCTCGACCAGGGTGGCGACACCGTCCTCTTCCACCACGAAGGGCGCGCCACGACCTACAGCGCGGCAGCCGACACGCTCCGCCGGATCCACACCGGCCTCAGCGGCACAACCGGCATCGTGGCGATCGACTCGCCCAACCGGCCCGAAGTGATCCTCGCGCAGGTCGCCGCCCAGTTGCGGGGGCTCGAAGTGCTGCTGGTGGCAACGTCAGCCAGCAAGCCGGCCAGGGAAGCGGCCCTCGAGCAGACCGGCGCCGCCCTCCTCGACCTCGACGAGCTCACCACTGGCAAACCGTCCACTCCGGACACCACCCCCGACCGGGTCACCGCGATCTTCCCCACCGGCGGCACCACCGGCACCCCCAAGCTCATCCGCCACACCGGCATCTACGACGGCATGGCCCACATCTTCACCCCCGACGGCACCCAAACCGTCCTCATCACCGCCCCGCTCACGCACATGACCGGCAACGCCGCCGCGCTCGGAGCACTCCTGAGCGGCAACAAAGTCGTGCTCCGCACAAGCTTCGACGCCGAAGAGCTCCTCCGCGACATCGAAAACCACCGCGTCACCAGCCTCTCCCTCACCCCACCACGCCTGGCAAAAGTCCTCGACAGCCCGGCGCTGGCCGGCACCGACGTCTCCAGCCTGAAATCCCTGTCCCTCGGCGCTGCCCCGCTTCCACCGAAAAGGCTCAGACAGGCGCTCGACACGTTCGGCGCAAAAGTCGGCCAGGGATACGGCCTCACCGAAGCACCGATGATCGCCAGCATCTCCGCCGAAGAGCTCACCCGGGACCACCGGCTCGGCTCCGTGGGCCGCATCGTCCCCGGCATGGAGGCCCGCACGGAGAACGGCGAGATCCTCGTCCGCGGACTGTCCATGATGGACGGCTACCACGGCGAACCCCCGATCGCCGACAGCTGGCTCCCCACCGGCGACCTGGGCCACTTCGACGACGAAGGCTACCTCTACCTCCACGACCGCATCGCCGACGTGATCATCACCGGCGAGCACGGCACCAAGGTCGCCTCCACCGCCATCGAGCACACCCTGCTCACCCACCCCGCCGTCAAAGCCGCGGCCGTCTTCGCCGTCCCGGGAAAGAACGGCGAGGGGGAACTGATTCACGCCGTCGTCGTAGCCCGAACCACAGAAGCCGAACTCCGCCACCACGTTCGCGAAGAACTCGGCGGAGACCACTTCGTACCGTCCACCGTGGACTTCACCGACGAGCTGCCCCTCACCCCAGTGGGCAAAGTGGACAAACGAAAGCTGGCCGAACCCTTCTGGTCCGGCCACTCCCGCCATATAGCTTAA
- a CDS encoding anti-sigma factor encodes MNTSHSDRFDLEAYVAGEAGTTDQQDVEQHLTTCAECREEVESLREMQEFLGALPPEALLDGPPDDADLLLQRTLRQIRSESAGARGRGRILAASAAVVVAAAALGAGVLVGKSGDSGPGSAVAAPTVSAPATVAPGTRNAAGESASGARLNVAVTPAVGWVRLNASVTGIPEGQKCRLVVVGKDGSREIAGNWLVSDKAASDGVNLDGSALVDPANVASVLVENTDGHQFVSASL; translated from the coding sequence ATGAACACTTCGCACAGCGACCGGTTCGACCTCGAGGCCTACGTGGCCGGCGAGGCGGGCACAACCGACCAGCAGGACGTCGAGCAGCACCTGACGACCTGCGCGGAGTGCCGGGAGGAGGTGGAGTCATTGCGTGAGATGCAGGAGTTCCTGGGCGCGTTGCCGCCCGAGGCGCTGCTCGACGGGCCGCCGGACGACGCGGACCTGCTGCTGCAACGCACGTTGCGGCAGATCAGGTCGGAGTCGGCGGGTGCCCGCGGCCGGGGCCGGATCCTGGCCGCGTCGGCGGCGGTCGTCGTCGCCGCGGCGGCGCTGGGCGCGGGCGTGCTCGTGGGTAAGTCGGGCGACAGTGGGCCAGGTTCGGCCGTCGCCGCGCCAACGGTGTCCGCGCCGGCCACTGTGGCACCAGGAACCCGCAACGCGGCGGGCGAGTCCGCCTCCGGGGCGCGGCTGAACGTCGCCGTCACGCCGGCGGTCGGCTGGGTGCGGCTCAACGCGTCCGTCACCGGCATCCCGGAGGGGCAGAAGTGCCGGCTCGTGGTGGTCGGCAAGGACGGCAGCCGTGAGATCGCCGGCAACTGGCTGGTGTCGGACAAGGCCGCGAGCGACGGCGTGAACCTCGACGGTTCGGCGCTCGTCGACCCGGCGAACGTCGCGTCGGTGCTCGTGGAGAACACCGACGGGCACCAGTTCGTGTCGGCCTCGCTGTAG
- a CDS encoding sigma-70 family RNA polymerase sigma factor codes for MAGLRTRHRQQVADEALVRSLFEEHGKAMLAYATRLLGDRAAAEDVVQEALVRAWRHPDSLVNGKGSVRGWLLTVVRNLVTDKIRARAARPTEVAESPTTVPVARDHSDQVVDSMVVLAALDDLSAEHREVLEHVYLHGRTVGETAEKLGIPPGTVKSRSYYGLRALREQFRSQRLGVGAA; via the coding sequence ATGGCCGGGTTGAGGACCCGTCATCGCCAGCAGGTCGCCGACGAGGCTCTCGTGCGCTCGCTGTTCGAGGAGCACGGCAAGGCGATGCTGGCGTACGCCACGAGGCTGCTCGGTGATCGAGCGGCGGCGGAAGACGTCGTGCAGGAGGCATTGGTGCGCGCTTGGCGACACCCCGACAGCCTGGTCAACGGCAAGGGCTCGGTGCGGGGCTGGCTGCTGACCGTGGTGCGGAACCTGGTCACGGACAAGATCCGGGCGCGGGCCGCGCGGCCCACAGAGGTGGCGGAGTCGCCGACCACCGTGCCGGTGGCGCGCGACCACTCCGACCAGGTCGTGGACTCGATGGTGGTGCTCGCGGCGCTGGACGACCTGAGCGCCGAGCACCGCGAAGTCCTGGAACACGTGTACCTGCACGGGCGGACGGTCGGCGAGACCGCCGAGAAACTGGGCATACCACCGGGCACGGTGAAATCGCGCTCCTACTACGGGTTGCGCGCTTTGCGTGAGCAGTTCCGGTCGCAGCGACTGGGAGTGGGGGCCGCCTGA
- a CDS encoding DUF1996 domain-containing protein produces the protein MGSQSRRRWSPGWIVFTIVLVLIAVPASVFGYNTLTAGAHEEEHTVSPAYFADVSALPVAPPAPAVQPGGSSGTWRIGCGRDEEGRHNSDNVVISPGVAGGAHHLHDYVGNDSTTAFSTDASLAAAGTTCQAGDKSTYYWPVLRLPHGDARQTVFGRILVPDSVLIEYQGSPVTNVVQMPRFLRANTGNPHGYTQGGVGTDHVQWTCSGSRDHVGRQYPRCPAGQQVVRLFDFPSCWNGRTTDSANHKSHLVFPAPNGACQAGTFAVPRLHLEISYTVPAGAEYAIDSFPEELNNPVSDHADFIDVMPDALMATVVDCVNSGKHCSA, from the coding sequence GTGGGTTCGCAATCGCGGCGGCGCTGGTCGCCCGGGTGGATCGTGTTCACCATCGTCCTGGTGCTGATCGCCGTGCCGGCGAGCGTGTTCGGCTACAACACGCTCACGGCCGGCGCGCACGAGGAGGAGCACACCGTCTCCCCCGCTTACTTCGCCGACGTCTCGGCGCTGCCCGTCGCGCCGCCGGCGCCCGCCGTGCAGCCGGGCGGGTCGAGCGGCACCTGGCGCATCGGCTGCGGCCGTGACGAGGAGGGGCGCCACAACTCCGACAACGTCGTGATCAGCCCCGGCGTCGCCGGCGGGGCGCACCACCTGCACGACTACGTCGGCAACGACTCCACCACGGCGTTCTCCACCGACGCTTCCCTCGCCGCCGCCGGCACCACCTGCCAGGCCGGCGACAAGTCGACCTACTACTGGCCCGTGCTGCGCCTGCCCCACGGCGACGCGCGCCAGACCGTGTTCGGGCGGATCCTCGTGCCGGACTCGGTGCTGATCGAGTACCAGGGCAGCCCGGTCACCAACGTCGTGCAGATGCCCCGCTTCCTGCGCGCCAACACCGGCAACCCGCACGGGTACACCCAGGGCGGCGTCGGCACCGACCACGTGCAGTGGACGTGCTCTGGCAGCCGCGACCACGTCGGGCGCCAGTACCCGCGCTGCCCGGCCGGCCAGCAGGTCGTGCGGCTCTTCGACTTCCCGAGCTGCTGGAACGGCCGCACCACCGACAGCGCCAACCACAAGTCGCACCTGGTCTTCCCGGCCCCGAACGGCGCGTGCCAGGCCGGCACGTTCGCCGTTCCGCGCCTGCACCTGGAGATCTCCTACACCGTGCCGGCCGGCGCGGAGTACGCGATCGACTCGTTCCCGGAGGAGCTGAACAACCCCGTCTCCGACCACGCCGACTTCATCGACGTGATGCCGGACGCCCTGATGGCGACGGTCGTCGACTGCGTGAACTCCGGCAAGCACTGCTCTGCCTGA
- a CDS encoding chloride channel protein — MLLITAFALFVGAASAVAAFALLKLIGLITNLVFYQRVATDLVAPGAVHHPWWLVLAAPVVGGLVIGVMARYGSEKIRGHGMPEAIEAILTGESRVAPRVALLKPVSAAVSIGTGGPFGAEGPIIMTGGAVGSILAQLLKLSADERKTLLVAGSAGGMAATFNAPLASILLAVELLLFEWRPRSLVPVAGAVAVSTVLRGYLLGTGPVFGVQAPQSTGPLADGLALIPGITGGLLAIGATALVYFAEDLFARVPVHWMWWPAIGGLIIGAGGLVEPHALGVGYDVIDQLLTGQATTQLIVGILVVKTLIWALSLGSGTSGGVLAPVFMIGAALGAAEGALLPHVAAGFWATCGLAAVVGGVMRSPLTGIVFTLELTHAWSYLLPLVVASVSAYALSVLLLKRSVLTEKIARRRLHLTREYTTDPLETFFVHEVMTPGPAAPARVTAFPDETLREVANKLALGHVTRARVVDREDPEKVLGVVTLAQLLHARRRDLHEEHHRERVLPMRVVVPD; from the coding sequence ATGTTGCTGATCACGGCGTTCGCGCTGTTCGTGGGGGCGGCGAGCGCGGTGGCGGCGTTCGCGTTGCTGAAGCTGATCGGGTTGATCACCAATCTCGTCTTCTACCAGCGCGTCGCCACGGACCTGGTGGCGCCGGGTGCGGTGCACCACCCGTGGTGGCTCGTGTTGGCCGCGCCGGTCGTCGGCGGGCTCGTGATCGGCGTGATGGCGCGGTACGGCTCGGAAAAAATCCGTGGCCACGGCATGCCCGAGGCGATCGAGGCCATCCTCACGGGCGAGAGCCGCGTGGCGCCGCGGGTGGCGTTGCTCAAGCCCGTGTCGGCGGCGGTGAGCATCGGGACGGGGGGACCGTTCGGGGCCGAGGGGCCGATCATCATGACCGGCGGCGCCGTCGGATCGATCCTCGCGCAGCTGCTGAAACTCAGTGCGGACGAGCGCAAAACGTTGCTCGTTGCCGGGTCAGCGGGTGGCATGGCGGCGACGTTCAACGCGCCGCTCGCCTCGATCCTGCTGGCGGTGGAGCTGCTGCTGTTCGAGTGGCGCCCGCGCAGCCTCGTGCCGGTCGCGGGGGCCGTCGCGGTGAGCACCGTACTGAGGGGCTACCTCCTCGGCACCGGGCCGGTGTTCGGGGTGCAGGCGCCGCAGAGCACCGGGCCGCTGGCCGACGGGCTGGCGCTGATCCCCGGCATCACCGGCGGCCTGCTGGCCATCGGGGCGACGGCGCTCGTCTACTTCGCCGAGGACCTGTTCGCGCGCGTGCCCGTGCACTGGATGTGGTGGCCCGCGATCGGTGGCCTGATCATCGGCGCGGGTGGGCTGGTCGAGCCGCACGCGCTGGGCGTGGGGTACGACGTGATCGACCAGCTGCTCACCGGCCAGGCCACCACGCAGCTGATCGTGGGCATCCTCGTGGTCAAGACGCTGATCTGGGCCCTGTCACTGGGCTCCGGCACGTCCGGCGGCGTGCTGGCGCCGGTGTTCATGATCGGCGCCGCGCTGGGTGCGGCCGAGGGGGCGCTGCTGCCGCACGTCGCAGCCGGGTTCTGGGCGACGTGCGGTCTGGCCGCCGTGGTCGGTGGCGTGATGCGCTCGCCGCTGACCGGCATCGTCTTCACGCTCGAGCTCACCCACGCGTGGAGCTACCTGCTGCCGCTCGTGGTCGCCTCGGTGTCGGCGTACGCGTTGTCCGTGTTGCTGCTCAAGCGTTCCGTGCTCACGGAGAAGATCGCGCGGCGGCGCCTGCACCTCACGCGCGAGTACACGACCGACCCGTTGGAGACGTTCTTCGTGCACGAGGTGATGACGCCGGGGCCGGCCGCGCCCGCGCGCGTCACCGCGTTCCCCGACGAGACGCTGCGCGAGGTTGCCAACAAGCTCGCGCTCGGCCACGTCACCCGCGCCAGGGTGGTGGACCGCGAAGACCCGGAAAAGGTGCTCGGCGTCGTCACGCTCGCGCAGCTGCTGCACGCGCGCAGACGTGACCTGCACGAGGAGCACCATCGCGAGCGCGTGCTGCCGATGCGGGTCGTGGTCCCGGACTGA
- a CDS encoding MarR family winged helix-turn-helix transcriptional regulator, which translates to MQDSDLDRLERLTRVLVAVAWDSAHAAPRGVTFPQVRLLVVLASVGRVPCSRLAAAMGVNASSVTRLADKLEAHGYVRRGEDEHRRTVVTVEVTKAGQAVVDDVLARRHEALGELLGQLDPKQRQQAAASVEDLLAAAEKAPLVPSAGPGRL; encoded by the coding sequence ATGCAAGATTCCGATCTCGATCGCCTGGAGCGGCTGACGCGGGTGCTCGTGGCGGTGGCGTGGGACAGTGCGCACGCCGCGCCGCGGGGGGTGACGTTTCCGCAGGTGAGGTTGCTGGTCGTGTTGGCAAGTGTGGGGCGGGTGCCGTGTTCGCGGTTGGCGGCGGCGATGGGCGTGAACGCGTCGTCGGTGACGCGGTTGGCGGACAAGCTCGAGGCGCACGGCTATGTGCGGCGCGGGGAGGACGAGCACCGGCGCACCGTCGTCACGGTTGAGGTCACGAAGGCGGGGCAGGCTGTGGTGGATGACGTGCTCGCGCGCAGGCACGAGGCGCTCGGGGAGTTGTTGGGGCAGCTCGATCCGAAGCAACGTCAGCAAGCAGCGGCAAGCGTCGAGGACTTGCTGGCGGCAGCGGAGAAGGCGCCGCTGGTGCCGTCGGCCGGGCCGGGGCGGCTGTGA
- a CDS encoding GNAT family N-acetyltransferase, with product MVEVRVAVTVAELEEARECWRAANVARGKVPGTERVERVREKLADPEALVLVAVEGGCVVGMVLAEAGRAEDGRGPVEPGLCHVSMVFVRPERWGAGVGAALLGVLKACAAGRGQSRLQLWTGVANERALALYRRVGFRASGRRHEIFGVGQVVHLVCSGG from the coding sequence ATGGTCGAAGTTCGGGTCGCAGTGACTGTCGCTGAGCTTGAAGAGGCGCGGGAGTGTTGGCGTGCGGCCAATGTTGCGCGCGGCAAGGTGCCTGGGACGGAGCGGGTGGAGCGGGTGCGGGAGAAGTTGGCGGATCCTGAAGCGCTGGTGCTCGTGGCGGTGGAGGGCGGGTGCGTCGTCGGGATGGTGTTGGCCGAGGCGGGGCGGGCGGAAGACGGGCGGGGGCCGGTGGAGCCGGGGCTGTGTCACGTCTCGATGGTGTTCGTGCGGCCGGAGCGCTGGGGTGCGGGAGTGGGCGCGGCGTTGCTGGGTGTGCTGAAAGCGTGCGCTGCGGGTAGGGGACAGAGCCGGCTGCAGTTGTGGACCGGTGTCGCCAATGAGCGGGCGCTCGCGTTGTATCGGCGTGTGGGGTTCAGGGCCAGCGGGCGGCGGCACGAGATCTTCGGGGTCGGGCAGGTCGTTCACCTGGTGTGTTCCGGTGGGTGA